One window of Lemur catta isolate mLemCat1 chromosome 3, mLemCat1.pri, whole genome shotgun sequence genomic DNA carries:
- the DUSP12 gene encoding dual specificity protein phosphatase 12: protein MSEAQNSSGGCEHLSPRASEANYTGQMLEVWPKLYLGGAAAVARPDRLKAADISAVLTVDSEEPSFKLGAEVEDLWSFFVPALDKPETDLLSHLDRCVSFITQAHANDRTVLVHCHAGLSRSVAVVIAFLMKTDELTFEEAYEYLQTIKPKAKMNEGFEWQLKLYEAMGNEVDTSSAIYKQYRLQKVTEKYPELQNLPQELFAVDPTTISQGLTHQTLYRCRKCRRSLFRSSSILGHEEGNGPDDFVHKRMKPHSVFHYSCTSYFIEPVQWMESTLLGVMVGQLLCPKCGAKLGSFSWYGEQCSCGRRITPAFQIHKNRVDEMKMLPVLGSQSRTI from the exons ATGTCGGAGGCTCAGAACTCAAGCGGTGGCTGCGAGCACCTGAGCCCGCGCGCAAGCGAGGCCAACTACACCGGGCAGATGTTGGAAGTGTGGCCGAAACTGTACCTGGGTGGGGCGGCGGCCGTCGCGAGGCCAGACCGGCTGAAGGCGGCGGACATCTCAGCGGTTTTGACGGTGGACTCGGAGGAGCCCAGCTTCAAGTTGGGGGCTGAGGTCGAGGATCTATGGAGCTTCTTTGTGCCAGCGCTGGACAAACCCGAGACCGACCTGCTCAGCCATCTGGACCGGTGTGTGTCCTTCATCACACAGGCCCACGCCAACGACCGTACGGTGTTGGTGCACTG tCATGCAGGACTTAGTCGAAGTGTCGCTGTTGTGATTGCTTTTTTGATGAAGACTGACGAACTTACCTTTGAAGAAGCCTATGAATATCTCCAGACTATCAAACCAAAGGCTAA GATGAATGAGGGGTTTGAGTGGCAACTGAAATTATATGAAGCAATGGGTAATGAAGTGGATACGTCTAGTGCAATTTATAAGCAATATCGTTTACAAAAGGTTACAGAGAAGTATCCAG AATTGCAGAATTTACCACAAGAACTTTTTGCTGTTGACCCAACCACCATTTCACAAGGATTGACACATCAGACTCTCTACAGATGTAGAAAGTGcag GCGATCCTTGTTTCGAAGTTCTAGTATTTTGGGTCATGAAGAAGGAAATGGGCCTGATGACTTTGTCCACAAGAGAATGAAGCCACATTCTGTGTTTCATTATTCATGTACATCTTACTTTATTGAGCCTGTACAGTGGATGGAATCCACTTTATTGGGAGTGATGGTTGGACAG CTTCTTTGTCCAAAATGCGGTGCCAAGTTGGGTTCCTTCAGCTGGTATGGTGAACAGTGCTCCTGTGGTAGACGGATAACACCTGCTTTTCAAATACATAAGAATAGAGTGGATGAAATGAAAATGCTGCCAGTTTTGGGGTCACAATCAAGAACAATATGA